Part of the Halodesulfurarchaeum formicicum genome is shown below.
CTGTACCCAGACAGCCTATGAGCCTGAAACCGACGCCGCCGCACGAAGCCAAGAGCCGATTCCTCAACGACAAGAAGCCGGGCGTCACTCGGAAGACGCTCAAGAACTACCGGACGTCCCTGCGCCAGTTCTGTGACTGGCTGGACGGCCAGCAACTCACGAACCTGAACGACCTCGACAGCGAACTCATCCAGCGGTACAAGGAGTTCCGGCTGTCCAAGGTCAAGGTCATCACGGCACGGCAGGATATGATGATCATCAAGCAGTTCATCGAGTTCTGCGAGCACATCACGGCTGCCCCGCGCGAGATGGCCGATATGGCTCGGATACCCTCTGTCAGAGAGAGCGACGAAATCTGTGACGACCTCCTCACGCGGGACGAAGCCACCGAGATGTTGGACTTCCTCGGGAAGTACGAGTACGCCAGCAACCGGCACGTCACTCTGCTACTGCTCTGGAAGACCGGGATGCGTCTTAGCGGTCTCCGGGCGCTAGACCTCGGAGACTTTGACGAAGGCCGTCCGGCGCTGGAACTCCGCCACCGACCCACGGAGGGAACGGCGCTCAAGAATATGGAACGGAGCGAGCGGGACGTACTGATAACCCCGGAGGTGGCCGACGTCGTCCGCGACTATGTCGATATGAACCGGAAAGACGTCACCGACGACCACGGCAGGGAACCGCTTCTGACGTCCAAGAGCGGGCGTATCGTGGAGACGACCATACAGCGGTACGTCTACACGGCGACCCGTCCCTGCTACTACAACGGCGGGAACTGCCCGTTCGACCGGGAACCCGAGACCTGTGAGGCTATGCCGTGGAACGCTTCGTGCAAGTGTCCCGGCTCGGTCAGCCCACACGCCCTTCGTCGGGGCTACGTCACGGCAGCGCGGAACGCGGGACAGCCCAAGGACGTGACCGGCGAGCGGGTCAATATGAGCGGGAAGGTGCTGGATAAACACTAAGATAAAGGAACCAGTGCAGAAAAGGCCGAGAGACGACGAGACTATCTCATTAACATTTAATCACAGTCTGGACTTGTTTTAGAAGAATTCTCAATTATTACAAATAATCTGGCAGGTAACAGAAGAATTGAAAATAGATAATGAGATAGAAGAAAAACTATAGTTGCGGAGTATATTTTTGCAATCAGAACAAAATCATCAATTACCAAGGAGGAAAAATACCCTCCGATAGAAAGTGCCACGATCAAGATTCCTGAAACAATTAAATATATTGATATATTCCTAGTTTGGTCAATCAGGTTCTCAGATGGGTTATTTGTATCACTATACCTGAGTAGAAGTATCACCGAATTAGTCAGCAATCCAACAAACAATGATATTGCGGGAATTATGAGTCTCAAAGCGTTATAATCTATAATAAAATTCGCTAGGAGTGCACCGATAGACAGCAACAAAGGAATGACATACACAAGTGCTCTAAATTTATATGGTGCTGTTTCTTGCTTAAGTGGCGAATGAAACTCTTCCCAAATGCCGAATAGACTATACATTCACTCTAATAGGCTATCCGTCTCTAGTTTTTCCAGATCGTATTCCTCAAGTTGCTCGTTTGCGAATTCACGTGCTACCTCCCCAATAGTGTGCAATTTAGGCCTATAAGTTTCTTCATCATACTCAATATCTTCATTAATTGCCCGTTTCATTCTGACTCTGTCTTGTTCTAAATCTAGTTTATTACTCCCGTCTGCGTTGATATGGGCCTTTACAGAATCAATATTCTTAGTGTCAACTTCAGAGGGGAATATTTCAGCATAAGGATAGTCACTATCTTGTATTTTTGATACTAATGTTTTGGCCCTTTCTTCATCCAACGAGATGTCCAAGTCAGTATCTATCGTGAATCGTGCCTTCGCGTCTCGCACATTTCCTAAGATGCTGCTACTGCTTCCATATGCAGAGGTTGGAGTGTTTCTTTTTACGAGTTCAAATCCGTGTATATTCACTTCCGTTAGCCTTTGGACTAGATCTTTTGAAGCGATGGGGTTCATTGAAAAACTGATTCCGTTGTCTTCATCAGAGGGACTTTCAATATAGTCTTCCAGCAAAGGCTGCTGTAACGCACGGTAAAACATTCCCTTGATGCCTGATTGACCCCAAGCGTGTAGAATCAAGACCCCCCTAGATTGTTTTTCTTGAGGGATATGGAAGAGGAAGTAAAGACGGCGGACTTCCGCAGTACTTTGATCGCGGGCGTTAGGATTTCGAGCATCACTAGGAGGTAAGGCGTCCTGTAACTTTTCAATATTCAGGTGATCTGCTGAACGACCGAATTTCCCATATCCGAATACTCCTTCTACAGTAACCGTGCTATGCTCACCGGTGTCACTCGATTCTAGTTGTCGGATTGTAAGTGACTTCTCAATATCTTCATCTACGTATCCTTGATCTCGCAGTGTATGAAGCCGATTTAGTAGCAGTTCAAGAAAAGTATCGTAATTCTCGAAGCCACCATTCGGGTCGGGTAATGATGTCAAATCGAAGTATTCGCTCTCATCAACCGCCACGCCCGGCTTGTTCTTTGTTCTCAGACGAACCCAATAGGGGACTAACTTATCAGTTACCACACTTCTGTCTGACCTTCGTAATTATTGTATTTTGTGGTGTCTGGG
Proteins encoded:
- a CDS encoding tyrosine-type recombinase/integrase encodes the protein MSLKPTPPHEAKSRFLNDKKPGVTRKTLKNYRTSLRQFCDWLDGQQLTNLNDLDSELIQRYKEFRLSKVKVITARQDMMIIKQFIEFCEHITAAPREMADMARIPSVRESDEICDDLLTRDEATEMLDFLGKYEYASNRHVTLLLLWKTGMRLSGLRALDLGDFDEGRPALELRHRPTEGTALKNMERSERDVLITPEVADVVRDYVDMNRKDVTDDHGREPLLTSKSGRIVETTIQRYVYTATRPCYYNGGNCPFDREPETCEAMPWNASCKCPGSVSPHALRRGYVTAARNAGQPKDVTGERVNMSGKVLDKH